The following coding sequences lie in one Gemmatimonadota bacterium genomic window:
- a CDS encoding tripartite tricarboxylate transporter substrate-binding protein: MSHEPPDRVSPDPSRRRLLRWLGAAAGGALLSSRPLAGIGSERVCESLRGRRVSWLVGWSPGGGYDIYSRLLEAPLERALDAEIVIENMPGASGIVAARRISTSRPDGRTLGILNGTGLMLAPYSNPGFAPSLEHDFTLLGRIVDHEQALVVGRASGITSLSDLVEIGRRRPIVLGVTGPTTVNVLLSAALEDLFGIEVALVLGFPGSQELLTAVLRGDLDGAVIGDESAEPLDELLPLLRFSHPPLGGPAAERGRTLLGEEGVLATDPQLFPDPERAQRDAADLATLMDVGRLVAAPPGLPAELGACMAASVASALADPALLTRAAQAGRTLRPGSAAETARTVSVARLALPRFAAAVERAVRRATG, encoded by the coding sequence ATGAGTCACGAACCGCCCGACCGCGTGTCGCCCGACCCCTCGCGTCGTCGCCTCCTGCGGTGGCTGGGCGCGGCGGCTGGCGGGGCGTTGTTGTCGAGCCGCCCGCTGGCCGGCATCGGCTCAGAGCGGGTCTGCGAGTCCCTACGGGGGCGACGGGTCTCGTGGCTGGTAGGGTGGTCACCGGGTGGCGGCTACGACATCTACTCCCGCCTGCTCGAAGCACCGCTGGAACGGGCGCTGGACGCGGAGATCGTCATCGAGAACATGCCGGGCGCCTCGGGCATCGTCGCGGCACGCCGCATCTCCACGTCCCGACCCGATGGACGGACGCTGGGAATCCTCAACGGTACCGGCCTGATGCTGGCGCCCTACTCCAATCCGGGCTTCGCTCCGTCGCTCGAGCACGACTTCACCCTGCTGGGGCGGATCGTAGATCATGAGCAGGCCCTCGTGGTGGGGCGGGCCAGCGGGATCACCTCGCTTTCGGATCTGGTGGAGATCGGTCGGCGACGGCCGATCGTCCTCGGAGTCACCGGCCCGACCACGGTGAACGTGCTCCTGAGTGCAGCACTGGAGGATCTGTTCGGCATCGAGGTGGCGCTGGTGCTGGGCTTCCCCGGGAGCCAGGAGCTCCTCACCGCTGTCCTGCGCGGCGACCTCGACGGAGCGGTGATCGGAGACGAGTCCGCCGAGCCGCTCGACGAGCTCCTCCCGCTCCTGCGCTTCTCACACCCACCGCTGGGCGGACCCGCTGCCGAGCGCGGTCGCACGTTGCTCGGGGAAGAAGGCGTGCTCGCCACGGATCCCCAGCTCTTTCCCGATCCGGAGCGTGCCCAGCGGGATGCGGCCGACCTGGCCACCCTGATGGACGTGGGACGGCTGGTGGCCGCCCCCCCGGGACTCCCAGCGGAGCTCGGCGCCTGCATGGCAGCCTCGGTCGCCAGCGCCCTTGCGGACCCGGCGCTTCTGACCCGCGCCGCACAGGCCGGACGCACGCTGCGACCCGGCAGCGCAGCGGAAACCGCCCGCACTGTGAGCGTCGCCCGCCTGGCGCTCCCGCGCTTCGCGGCGGCGGTCGAGCGGGCCGTTCGACGCGCCACGGGCTGA
- a CDS encoding tripartite tricarboxylate transporter permease, with the protein MDSHSVSVLDAAWRGLLLVLAWPNLLYPLVGTAVAMLVAVLPGVSGATLLALAIPLTFSWDPLPVMLLFGALVGGATFMGSVTAILFNIPGTAPNAATVLDGYPMARNGEARTALGCSAAASALGSTVGILVVVLAIPVMTRLIRHVGPPELLMLSVWGLVSVATVIRASFIRGLATAGLGLMVSFVGLDPTTAEERFTLGTLYLQDGLPLIPVFLGMFAIAEVVDLMASGRRTIADEPSGRGLEGSLLRGIRAVFQHWQTFLKSSVIGTVVGFVPGLGGTVAAFVAYGEAARSAGPDGRFGEGDIRGVLAPEAANDAKDGGSLLPVLAFGIPASTGTALLLAALQIHGITPGSELMTQRLELVFALVWSLFLSNWLTSLLGLSLASPLARLTTVRTARLVPPILVLSVVGAYSFRARLEDVWVAFGFGLLGTLMKRYGWPRIAFVIALILGPLFELNLNLSLSLHRLGRIHLWTNPSVLVGTALLLGTAALPALRGIRRRPS; encoded by the coding sequence ATGGACTCCCACTCGGTTTCCGTGCTCGACGCCGCCTGGCGGGGTCTGTTGCTGGTGCTCGCCTGGCCCAACCTCCTGTATCCGCTCGTGGGCACGGCCGTGGCGATGCTGGTCGCGGTACTCCCCGGTGTCAGTGGAGCCACCCTCCTGGCCCTGGCCATTCCTCTGACCTTCTCGTGGGACCCGCTGCCCGTGATGCTGCTGTTCGGCGCCTTGGTGGGCGGCGCCACCTTCATGGGCTCGGTGACTGCGATCCTGTTCAACATCCCGGGGACCGCCCCCAACGCCGCCACGGTGTTGGACGGCTATCCGATGGCTCGCAACGGAGAGGCCCGCACCGCCCTCGGTTGTTCGGCGGCCGCCTCTGCCCTGGGGTCGACAGTGGGCATCCTGGTCGTGGTCTTGGCCATCCCGGTGATGACCCGCCTGATCCGTCACGTGGGCCCACCGGAGCTGCTCATGCTCTCCGTCTGGGGCCTGGTCAGCGTTGCCACCGTCATCCGGGCGTCGTTCATCCGCGGACTGGCCACGGCCGGTCTGGGGCTGATGGTCTCCTTCGTGGGCCTCGATCCCACCACGGCGGAAGAGCGCTTCACGCTCGGCACGCTCTATCTCCAGGACGGACTCCCCCTCATCCCCGTCTTCCTTGGGATGTTCGCCATCGCGGAGGTCGTTGACCTGATGGCGAGCGGTCGTCGGACCATCGCCGACGAACCCTCAGGGCGGGGCCTGGAGGGAAGCCTCCTGCGGGGCATCCGCGCGGTGTTCCAGCATTGGCAGACGTTCCTGAAGAGCTCGGTCATCGGCACGGTGGTGGGCTTCGTCCCCGGCCTCGGTGGGACAGTCGCCGCGTTCGTCGCCTACGGCGAGGCTGCACGCAGCGCGGGGCCGGACGGTCGCTTCGGCGAGGGCGACATCCGAGGTGTGCTGGCACCGGAGGCCGCCAACGACGCCAAGGATGGAGGCTCCCTGCTCCCGGTGCTGGCGTTCGGCATTCCGGCCAGCACGGGCACGGCTCTGTTGCTGGCCGCCCTCCAGATCCACGGCATCACACCCGGCAGCGAGCTCATGACGCAGCGGCTGGAGCTGGTGTTCGCGTTGGTCTGGTCCCTCTTCCTGTCGAACTGGCTGACGTCGCTACTCGGCCTCTCGCTCGCCAGTCCCCTGGCCCGTCTGACCACCGTACGCACCGCTCGACTCGTCCCCCCCATCCTGGTGCTGTCGGTCGTGGGCGCCTACAGCTTCCGAGCGCGCCTGGAGGACGTGTGGGTGGCGTTCGGATTCGGACTGTTGGGCACGCTGATGAAGCGGTACGGTTGGCCTCGCATCGCGTTCGTGATCGCGTTGATCCTGGGCCCCCTCTTCGAGTTGAACCTGAACCTGTCGCTCAGCCTGCACCGATTGGGGCGCATCCACCTGTGGACGAACCCCAGCGTACTCGTGGGCACGGCCCTGCTGCTCGGGACGGCAGCGCTGCCTGCCCTGCGGGGAATCCGTCGGAGGCCGTCGTGA
- a CDS encoding putative capsular polysaccharide synthesis family protein translates to MAMRVVWSLAAAANTLRTGWQYRGHRPFVLVHQMARVGSKSIRQALRLHAPDVHSFHTHYLDPRTIAEHRALFQRLYRSSGHPGMYREHHQAEFLARRLRNGTARDWKVITLVRDPIARTVSAFFRHFPLHHPELGEAFRDDPTNAPALVELFEDPDHPEHAFALKWFEREVQDVFGVDVYGTPFSLGARHALHVCAAGEVLVLRTEDLREHGGSVLSRFLDRPTLTLPHVNKSSELRYAETFLRFSRLFRPSPDYLKRMYDSRLTRHFYSDEEIEGFRRRWTSGNERGQEQARG, encoded by the coding sequence ATGGCCATGAGGGTCGTGTGGTCTTTGGCTGCCGCCGCGAACACCCTGCGTACGGGCTGGCAGTATCGTGGGCACCGGCCCTTCGTCCTGGTGCATCAGATGGCACGGGTGGGGTCCAAGAGCATCCGCCAGGCACTGCGGCTCCACGCACCCGACGTTCACAGCTTCCACACGCACTACCTCGACCCACGCACCATCGCCGAGCACCGCGCCCTCTTCCAGCGGCTATACCGCAGCTCAGGCCACCCCGGAATGTACCGGGAGCACCACCAGGCGGAGTTCCTGGCACGGCGGCTACGCAACGGAACTGCCCGCGACTGGAAGGTGATCACGTTGGTCCGCGACCCGATCGCCCGTACCGTTTCAGCGTTCTTTCGCCACTTCCCTCTGCACCATCCTGAGCTGGGCGAGGCCTTCCGGGACGATCCCACCAACGCGCCGGCTTTGGTGGAGTTGTTCGAGGATCCGGATCACCCCGAGCACGCCTTTGCGCTGAAGTGGTTCGAGCGGGAGGTGCAGGACGTCTTCGGCGTGGACGTCTACGGGACACCGTTCTCACTCGGAGCGCGTCACGCCCTACACGTTTGTGCGGCAGGCGAAGTCCTGGTGCTTCGCACCGAGGACCTGCGCGAGCATGGCGGCTCGGTGCTGAGCCGCTTCCTGGACCGTCCCACCCTGACGCTCCCGCACGTGAACAAGAGCTCCGAGCTGCGATACGCGGAGACCTTCTTGCGCTTCTCCCGCCTGTTCCGGCCCTCGCCCGACTACCTGAAGCGGATGTACGACTCCCGCCTGACCCGTCACTTCTACAGTGACGAGGAGATCGAGGGATTCCGCCGACGTTGGACGTCAGGAAACGAGCGGGGCCAGGAGCAGGCCCGGGGGTAG
- a CDS encoding sulfotransferase: MASVGSGALPNLIVIGAAKSGTTSLSHYLNLHPQVAMTREKELHFFSKPEVWGRGVEWYAAQFDRGTTLRGEASVTYSSQQRYPWVPSRMAALVPDARLLYIVREPIRRIVSAWGHRYSDGKENRSLDEALESLEGNALVERSLYATQLEHYLPHYPMRSIHVISSEALRSARPDTMAEVYAFLELEPFDSPRFDEVRNESRFKRRKGRIARLLQRMGEAAPARLFDPDTRRRVGRWLYGPFTRPFEPGTMSPETHGRLRELLAPEVSRLRTLTGHDFNEWTEWP; encoded by the coding sequence ATGGCATCGGTCGGGTCCGGGGCGTTGCCCAACTTGATCGTCATCGGGGCTGCCAAGTCCGGCACAACGAGCTTGAGCCACTACCTGAACCTCCATCCGCAGGTCGCCATGACCCGCGAGAAGGAGCTGCACTTCTTCTCCAAACCCGAAGTGTGGGGTCGAGGTGTAGAGTGGTACGCGGCGCAGTTCGATCGCGGCACTACGTTGCGAGGAGAGGCCTCCGTCACCTACTCGTCGCAGCAGCGCTATCCCTGGGTTCCCTCGCGCATGGCCGCCCTGGTGCCGGATGCCCGGCTGCTGTACATCGTGCGGGAGCCGATCCGCCGCATCGTCTCGGCATGGGGCCATCGCTACTCCGATGGGAAGGAGAACCGGTCCCTGGACGAGGCCCTCGAATCGTTGGAAGGGAACGCCCTGGTGGAGCGGAGCCTCTATGCGACACAGTTGGAGCACTACCTCCCGCACTATCCGATGCGCTCGATCCACGTGATCAGCTCTGAGGCGCTGCGCAGCGCCCGTCCCGACACCATGGCGGAGGTCTACGCGTTCCTGGAGCTGGAGCCGTTCGATTCGCCGCGCTTCGACGAGGTCCGCAACGAGTCCCGCTTCAAGCGCCGCAAGGGACGGATTGCGCGCCTGCTGCAACGGATGGGCGAAGCGGCGCCCGCGCGCTTGTTCGACCCCGACACCCGACGTCGGGTGGGGCGTTGGCTCTACGGGCCCTTCACGCGTCCCTTCGAGCCCGGCACCATGTCACCCGAGACCCATGGGCGCCTGCGGGAGCTTCTGGCGCCGGAGGTGTCGCGGCTCCGCACGCTGACAGGCCACGACTTCAACGAGTGGACGGAATGGCCATGA
- the ppc gene encoding phosphoenolpyruvate carboxylase translates to MNRWTDRPWESEGTGISRPLSEQVNLLGSMLGAAIAEQYSDATLECVESLRAACKNAERGLDPDGRARAAEIIGGLDESQIVAQVRAFTTFFHLVNQAEKQEIIRINRDRSRDAEHNQARPESIGDALEALHAGGATLEEVRALLGRLDIQPTLTAHPTEARPLSVLRTQRRLAGRLMRLRREELVPSERQDVLEGLFRDVSLLLASDDVRTARPRVEDEVEQGLHFLLGTIWETVPRVHQDVQRALERCYGAPGECPAFLRFRSWIGSDRDGNPNVTAAVTAWTLSEQRRRVMERYLAELDALGAELSLSDRRTSVSRELAEALAVDRARGWVDERSLRDHAHEPYRLRVVAMQARLRAALEEGATTEYDAAHFVRDLRVLGRSLTQAGFGGVAGGGRLARLSALARTFGFHLATLDVRQHSRLHEAAVTELLHALGFENDYRALGEAARVATLETALLDDVTQWTPPPDLSDATTALLDAFQVVRDATAREPDAVGSWIVSMAGTVSDLLEPMLLAKVAGVWTRTQGEVRCPIDFVPLFETIDDLDAAADRIRELLAHPLYREHLRARRGLQEVMLGYSDSNKDGGYWMANWALHRAQGALAEAARAAGVELRLFHGRGGTVGRGGGRANHAILAMPAIVHNGRIRFTEQGEIITFRYALEDLAHRHLEQIVNAVLRGLARTSGALPAAPAEVTTPADHDLVERLAHRSMQAYRALIDDPGFWESYRRVTPIDAITRLPIGSRPASRSPASAPAFASLRAIPWVFAWTQIRALVPGWFGVGSALSGLTAAEVDRLGFLYREWPFLRAVVDNAERELARTRLAITRAYVRRLGVAADHELLSRIETDFEAATAAVLRVRGGEALLDQAPVIQKSILLRNPYTDVLNLLQVELTARLRGGEADLLLEALFTSVNGVAAAMQSTG, encoded by the coding sequence GTGAACCGTTGGACGGATCGCCCATGGGAGAGTGAAGGCACGGGGATCTCGCGACCCCTCAGCGAGCAGGTCAACCTTCTCGGGTCCATGCTGGGCGCCGCGATCGCCGAGCAATATAGCGACGCCACACTGGAGTGCGTGGAATCGCTGCGAGCGGCCTGCAAGAACGCCGAGCGGGGCCTGGATCCTGACGGACGCGCGCGGGCCGCCGAGATCATCGGTGGGTTGGATGAATCGCAGATCGTTGCCCAGGTCCGCGCGTTCACGACGTTCTTCCACCTGGTCAACCAGGCGGAGAAGCAGGAGATCATCCGCATCAACCGGGACCGCTCTCGCGATGCGGAGCACAACCAAGCTCGCCCGGAGTCCATCGGGGATGCCCTCGAAGCGTTGCACGCCGGCGGTGCCACGCTGGAGGAGGTTCGAGCGCTGCTTGGCCGACTGGACATCCAGCCTACGCTCACCGCTCACCCCACGGAGGCGCGCCCGCTCTCCGTGTTGCGTACGCAGCGTCGCCTGGCTGGCCGGCTCATGCGTCTGCGCCGGGAGGAGCTCGTCCCCTCTGAGCGTCAGGACGTCCTGGAAGGCCTGTTCCGGGACGTGAGCCTGCTGCTGGCAAGCGATGACGTACGCACGGCGCGACCCCGGGTGGAGGACGAGGTCGAGCAGGGGCTTCACTTCCTGCTCGGGACGATCTGGGAGACCGTGCCGCGCGTGCACCAGGATGTCCAGCGCGCGCTGGAACGCTGCTACGGTGCACCGGGGGAGTGCCCCGCCTTCTTGCGCTTCCGCTCGTGGATCGGAAGCGATCGCGACGGGAACCCCAACGTCACCGCAGCCGTCACCGCGTGGACCCTGAGCGAGCAGCGCCGACGTGTCATGGAGCGCTACCTGGCTGAGTTGGATGCGCTGGGGGCCGAGCTCAGCCTGTCCGACCGACGGACCTCGGTCTCCAGGGAGCTTGCGGAAGCCTTGGCGGTCGATCGGGCTCGGGGCTGGGTGGACGAACGGAGCCTGCGCGACCACGCGCACGAGCCCTATCGTCTGCGCGTGGTCGCGATGCAGGCGCGCCTGCGCGCGGCCCTCGAGGAAGGTGCCACCACGGAGTACGATGCTGCTCACTTCGTCCGGGATCTACGTGTGCTCGGCCGCTCTCTCACGCAGGCGGGCTTCGGAGGGGTGGCTGGGGGCGGGCGCCTCGCGCGTCTCTCGGCACTGGCGCGCACCTTCGGCTTCCACCTGGCCACGCTCGACGTGCGACAGCATAGCCGCTTACACGAGGCGGCCGTCACGGAACTGCTGCACGCGCTCGGGTTCGAAAACGACTACCGGGCGCTCGGGGAGGCGGCGCGCGTCGCGACGCTGGAGACGGCGCTCCTGGACGACGTCACGCAGTGGACGCCACCACCGGACCTCAGCGACGCAACCACCGCGTTGCTGGACGCGTTCCAGGTGGTGCGAGACGCCACGGCGCGTGAACCGGATGCCGTGGGGAGCTGGATCGTCAGCATGGCGGGGACGGTCAGCGACCTGCTGGAGCCCATGCTCCTGGCCAAGGTGGCCGGGGTGTGGACTCGCACCCAGGGCGAGGTGCGCTGCCCGATCGACTTCGTCCCCCTGTTCGAGACCATCGACGACCTGGACGCTGCCGCGGATCGTATCCGCGAGCTTCTGGCCCACCCACTCTACCGGGAGCATCTGCGCGCGCGCCGTGGCCTCCAGGAGGTGATGCTCGGCTATTCGGATTCGAACAAGGACGGCGGGTATTGGATGGCCAACTGGGCGCTGCACCGAGCCCAGGGGGCGTTGGCCGAAGCGGCCCGTGCCGCGGGCGTGGAGCTACGGTTGTTCCATGGGCGTGGGGGTACGGTAGGGCGCGGAGGGGGGCGCGCCAACCACGCGATCCTGGCCATGCCGGCCATCGTCCACAACGGACGGATCCGCTTCACCGAGCAGGGCGAGATCATCACCTTTCGCTACGCGCTCGAGGACCTGGCCCACCGTCATCTGGAACAGATCGTCAATGCCGTGCTCCGTGGGCTGGCCCGCACCTCGGGTGCGCTGCCGGCCGCGCCGGCCGAGGTGACGACGCCTGCTGATCACGATCTCGTCGAGCGCTTGGCTCACCGGTCCATGCAGGCCTATCGCGCACTGATCGACGACCCGGGCTTCTGGGAGAGCTACCGCCGGGTGACGCCCATCGACGCGATCACGCGCCTGCCGATCGGATCGCGACCTGCGTCCCGTAGTCCGGCTTCCGCCCCCGCGTTCGCGAGCCTGCGTGCGATTCCCTGGGTGTTCGCCTGGACGCAGATCCGGGCGCTGGTCCCGGGGTGGTTCGGCGTGGGCTCTGCGCTCTCCGGGCTCACAGCGGCAGAGGTCGACCGACTCGGCTTCCTCTACCGGGAGTGGCCGTTCCTCAGGGCGGTGGTCGACAACGCCGAGCGGGAGTTGGCCCGCACGCGCCTCGCCATTACCCGGGCCTATGTGCGTCGCCTGGGTGTAGCCGCGGATCACGAGCTGCTCTCCCGCATCGAAACGGACTTCGAGGCCGCAACGGCGGCGGTGCTCCGCGTTCGAGGCGGCGAAGCTCTGCTCGACCAGGCTCCCGTGATCCAGAAGTCGATTCTCCTGCGCAACCCCTACACGGACGTGCTGAACCTGCTCCAGGTGGAGCTCACGGCCCGACTGCGAGGGGGGGAGGCCGACCTGCTCCTCGAGGCGCTCTTCACCAGTGTCAACGGCGTCGCGGCCGCGATGCAGAGCACGGGCTGA
- a CDS encoding carboxypeptidase-like regulatory domain-containing protein yields the protein MNMPVAVGCIGDRGVGERGRHVAICPGGILLLGALAVGVSALHAQVRVEGRLVDAGDDSPVVGAMVALLDDTGELTRTLSNDVGDFLLRAPAAGPFSLLVERIGYRSQVVSVPDPGRPVLVRLPVQPVALPGIDVQVEPVCALAANTSVEILAVWDEIRKALSAAALTAEPPLVFQVRTFERELERDLDPRSLRADTLLVPEGLGFEFADAEQLEANGWTEPAEDGGTRYFAPSPDLLLSSWFTRAHCFELTATETDRLALRFRSGEAAHGVRIEGSFVLDAAAARLSHIAFRFTGDRLLNAEHQGGEIHLGGLPDGRWYVSRWTMRTPEYRRGPLRRTQMGRRLLYQPTTTLSGYFERGGEVLQVVTLTPGRPR from the coding sequence ATGAACATGCCGGTGGCGGTGGGGTGCATCGGAGACCGTGGTGTCGGGGAGCGCGGCAGGCATGTTGCGATCTGCCCGGGAGGGATCCTGCTCCTGGGCGCGCTCGCCGTCGGAGTCTCGGCGCTCCACGCCCAGGTGCGGGTCGAAGGCCGCCTGGTGGACGCCGGAGACGATTCTCCCGTCGTCGGTGCGATGGTGGCCTTGCTCGACGACACGGGCGAGCTCACCCGCACCTTGAGCAACGACGTCGGGGACTTTCTCCTGCGCGCCCCCGCCGCGGGTCCCTTCTCCCTGCTCGTCGAGAGGATCGGCTACCGCTCCCAGGTCGTGTCGGTGCCGGACCCGGGTCGGCCCGTTCTGGTGCGCCTGCCGGTTCAGCCGGTCGCGCTGCCGGGGATCGACGTCCAGGTCGAGCCCGTTTGCGCGCTCGCGGCGAACACGTCCGTCGAGATCCTCGCGGTGTGGGACGAAATACGCAAAGCGCTCTCGGCGGCGGCGCTCACCGCCGAGCCGCCCCTCGTCTTCCAGGTCCGCACCTTCGAGCGCGAGCTGGAGCGCGACCTCGATCCCCGCTCCCTGCGTGCCGATACGCTGCTGGTGCCCGAGGGTCTGGGGTTCGAGTTCGCCGACGCGGAGCAGTTGGAAGCGAACGGATGGACGGAGCCCGCCGAGGACGGGGGCACGCGCTACTTCGCGCCATCCCCCGACCTCCTGCTGTCCTCATGGTTCACGCGGGCCCACTGTTTCGAGCTCACTGCGACCGAGACGGACCGCCTGGCCCTGCGGTTCCGCTCGGGCGAGGCGGCCCACGGCGTGAGGATCGAGGGCAGCTTCGTGTTGGACGCGGCGGCCGCACGCCTCTCCCACATCGCTTTCCGCTTCACGGGCGACCGGCTGCTCAACGCTGAGCATCAGGGCGGTGAGATCCACCTGGGCGGCCTCCCGGACGGTCGTTGGTACGTGTCCCGTTGGACCATGAGAACCCCGGAGTATCGCCGGGGCCCCCTGCGTCGGACCCAGATGGGACGCCGCCTGCTGTATCAGCCCACGACAACCTTGTCGGGGTATTTCGAACGGGGAGGTGAGGTGCTCCAGGTCGTGACGCTGACTCCAGGGCGCCCGCGATGA
- a CDS encoding M36 family metallopeptidase, translating to MRALRPGTYQVVPGEYYGTPKEVWGFLAPARAGRPELIAFEFLTANRDLLGIETRLGGLRFTRSIESLGARHVILQQLHEGLRVHRAYVTVHMDLRGRVYLAKNRAVPGVHLPPRTGFRLGESECVTRARRRLPRPGRRATVLDTEAMWYPYRDRLEPTWKVRIARTRPREEWIVYVNARTGGVLSKVDNLAAVRGRARIFDPSPVTTLGDHRDLVTPSGRPRAAPDAAYRSVRLARLIGNGRLDGTLVSTRATAGRTRILRRDHDFRARAGERGFLEAMAYYHVDAALRYLQELGYTETRAIFGEPLEVDVTGTRLDNSWYSPWERRLTFGTGYIDDAEDGETIVHELGHAIQDAICPDFGQSAEAAAMGEGFGDYLAASFFADRKPPAYRVCVMTWDGLLLGLDEGLDPPCLRRLDSGLTYRSFDEDGDEHENGVIWSATLWEIHEGLGRTLADTLILESHFQQDGFTSFARGARAILDADRNLYRNRHRTLLRGIFERRQIGPV from the coding sequence ATGAGGGCCCTGCGGCCGGGAACCTACCAGGTTGTGCCCGGCGAGTACTATGGCACGCCCAAGGAGGTCTGGGGCTTCCTCGCCCCGGCCCGGGCCGGCCGGCCGGAGTTGATCGCGTTCGAGTTCCTCACGGCGAACCGCGACCTGCTGGGGATCGAGACGCGACTGGGCGGGCTGCGCTTCACGCGTTCCATCGAGAGCCTGGGTGCGCGCCACGTCATCCTGCAGCAGCTCCACGAAGGACTCCGGGTACATCGTGCCTACGTCACCGTGCACATGGACCTGCGCGGTCGCGTCTACTTGGCAAAGAACCGAGCCGTGCCGGGCGTCCACCTCCCCCCGAGAACCGGATTCCGGCTGGGCGAGTCCGAGTGCGTGACCCGAGCGCGCCGGCGACTTCCTCGGCCGGGGCGCCGCGCGACCGTATTGGACACCGAGGCGATGTGGTATCCCTACCGCGACCGCCTCGAACCTACCTGGAAAGTGCGGATCGCGCGCACGCGCCCCCGGGAAGAGTGGATCGTCTACGTCAACGCCCGCACGGGGGGCGTTCTGAGCAAGGTCGACAACCTGGCGGCGGTCCGGGGGCGGGCGCGGATCTTCGACCCCAGTCCGGTCACGACGCTCGGAGACCACCGCGATCTGGTGACGCCTTCCGGCCGGCCGCGCGCCGCGCCGGACGCCGCCTACCGTTCCGTGCGCCTGGCACGTCTGATCGGGAACGGACGCCTCGATGGGACGCTGGTCTCCACCCGAGCCACGGCGGGGCGCACACGCATCCTGCGCCGCGACCACGACTTCCGCGCCCGTGCCGGCGAGCGGGGCTTCCTCGAGGCCATGGCGTACTACCACGTCGATGCGGCGCTCCGCTACCTGCAGGAGCTCGGCTACACGGAGACCCGCGCGATCTTCGGCGAGCCGTTGGAAGTGGACGTGACCGGTACGCGACTCGACAATTCGTGGTACAGCCCCTGGGAACGCCGCCTGACGTTCGGCACCGGCTACATCGACGACGCCGAGGACGGCGAGACGATCGTGCACGAGCTCGGCCACGCGATCCAGGACGCCATCTGTCCCGACTTCGGGCAGTCCGCTGAAGCAGCCGCGATGGGCGAAGGCTTTGGCGATTATCTCGCGGCCAGCTTCTTCGCCGACCGAAAACCTCCTGCCTACCGCGTCTGCGTCATGACCTGGGATGGACTGCTCCTGGGGCTGGACGAAGGGCTGGACCCACCCTGCTTGAGGCGGTTGGACTCTGGCCTCACCTATCGTTCCTTCGACGAAGACGGGGACGAGCACGAGAACGGCGTGATCTGGTCTGCCACGCTCTGGGAGATCCACGAGGGGCTGGGGCGCACGCTCGCGGACACCCTCATCCTCGAGAGCCACTTCCAGCAGGACGGGTTCACCTCGTTTGCACGGGGAGCACGCGCGATCCTCGATGCGGACCGCAACCTCTATCGCAACCGGCACCGGACCCTGCTGCGAGGGATCTTCGAGCGGCGGCAGATCGGCCCGGTGTGA
- a CDS encoding M55 family metallopeptidase, whose translation MFRALQSRSVLPYALLLAAATAAAPALAQSAPLKVFISVDMEGIGGIGTGAMTNSNGGKDYATGRSLMTAEVNTVVEAIFSQGEAQILVNDSHGDMQNLLHTELDPRVEYIQGSIKPLGMVQGLDESFDAVIFLGYHARAGTTDGFLAHTGTGSVEALWINGTEVGEGGLNAYAAGALGVPVLVAAGDSAFVAEITALVPGVHAVRTKTAIGASVARLVHPDVVRQQLREATRAGLASLGSARTVVPRTPVTARIRFDSTQQADILMAVPGMRRVDGYTVEAEAPTMERAYALIRLMYRFVRG comes from the coding sequence ATGTTCCGCGCACTCCAGTCCCGAAGCGTTCTTCCGTACGCCCTGCTGCTGGCTGCTGCGACAGCGGCCGCGCCCGCCCTCGCCCAGAGCGCCCCACTCAAAGTCTTCATCTCGGTGGACATGGAAGGCATCGGTGGCATCGGCACAGGTGCCATGACCAACTCCAACGGGGGCAAGGACTACGCGACCGGCCGCTCCCTCATGACCGCCGAGGTCAACACGGTGGTCGAGGCCATCTTCTCGCAGGGCGAGGCCCAGATCCTCGTCAACGACTCGCACGGGGACATGCAGAATCTCCTGCACACCGAGCTCGATCCCCGGGTCGAGTACATCCAGGGCAGCATCAAGCCGCTCGGCATGGTGCAGGGGCTCGACGAGAGCTTCGACGCCGTGATCTTCCTGGGGTATCACGCCCGAGCCGGCACCACCGACGGCTTCCTGGCCCACACAGGGACGGGGTCGGTGGAGGCGCTCTGGATCAACGGCACCGAAGTGGGAGAAGGCGGCCTCAACGCGTACGCGGCCGGAGCCCTTGGGGTGCCGGTGCTCGTGGCGGCCGGCGACTCGGCGTTCGTAGCAGAGATCACGGCGCTGGTGCCTGGCGTGCACGCGGTCCGCACCAAGACGGCCATCGGCGCTTCGGTGGCCCGGCTTGTCCACCCGGACGTGGTTCGCCAACAACTGAGGGAAGCCACGCGGGCGGGGCTCGCCTCGCTCGGCAGCGCCCGGACGGTGGTTCCGCGTACGCCGGTGACGGCGCGCATCCGCTTCGACTCCACCCAGCAGGCGGACATTCTGATGGCTGTGCCGGGCATGCGCCGCGTAGACGGATACACGGTGGAGGCGGAAGCCCCTACTATGGAGCGGGCCTACGCCCTCATCCGCCTCATGTACCGGTTCGTACGAGGATAG